From Toxorhynchites rutilus septentrionalis strain SRP chromosome 2, ASM2978413v1, whole genome shotgun sequence, a single genomic window includes:
- the LOC129769835 gene encoding uncharacterized protein LOC129769835: protein MAATDGQIILAASRFGDAQPVYLKDFAKTDLPAVGKIVKGQYYNLGVPTLSNPSLQSTALFLNAGKKYQILAQPIKIKEGRKSTNVGPKVLIPETYPGYFELLSEDGRSTRCIESVLELSKRRNFRVLVRETVRCNHNSKSLHAGEILTTISDNGKYLQCKTSKDEIVNLPLEAKAKFSPIAKEDSISGVHTVSNLLQKRMPVTVRLVHGTAPKGLKQPFVPELRLLGCVEVDRIFALSLQKDMDLISVPLNAKIKIQRAKNMDQLDHFIEYSRFLDKAQRLLVDARDRLQIIDLKLGEKEKKETAKQTSNRKVASTLSAVTANGYVLKKSNSCDSNRFSPPLPGGGGGSGGGGGGSQNGSIADEYDEIDQIYDYVRGLAPLPKNLNKFEAIVEPISTSTFTHQHHLKTVENIKSATSNSINNNYSHYDTGNYSNIVKHSNNNNNNSVMNGHCLESTPTNNISSNNNHNNHIIVHKEEQKPIPPPIETIPGKKLPEKRQRPTLPKLYFKNNLGVHQKSPTSVLISPMGGGSPAGHPPPHIVGTPKEIVGEPQSPLFHIRYKSLSSLQLAQDSHTNTPISPSPKGGTTIINTAQAQTQQEKSHMLSKSASAGREGTLDSSRSGGRTSGDSKLPEKKTRRLSRPRSLSNLVWDLRPHKSEKSKKKLYLHQFDRQQGTLYL from the exons ATGGCCGCAACGGATGGCCAAATTATACTGGCGGCTTCGCGGTTCGGCGATGCCCAGCCAGTGTATTTGAAAGATTTCGCCAAAACCGATCTACCCGCAGTGGGTAAGATCGTGAAAGGCCAGTACTACAACCTGGGCGTTCCCACCCTGTCTAACCCGTCGCTCCAGAGCACAGCCCTCTTCCTGAACGCCGGCAAGAAGTACCAAATTCTGGCGCAACCGATCAAGATCAAGGAAGGCCGCAAAAGTACCAACGTCGGCCCGAAGGTGCTCATCCCTGAAACCTATCCCGGATATTTTGAGCTACTCAGCGAGGATGGCCGTTCGACGCGCTGTATCGAAAGTGTGCTCGAGCTTTCGAAGCGACGGAACTTCCGGGTGCTGGTGCGCGAAACGGTGCGCTGCAATCACAACAGCAAATCGCTGCACGCCGGCGAAATTCTCACCACGATCTCAGACAACGGCAAGTATCTGCAGTGCAAGACGTCCAAGGACGAAATCGTCAATTTGCCATTAGAAGCCAAAGCCAAATTCTCACCTATTGCTAAAGAGGATAGTATTAGCGGTGTACATACAGTCAGCAATCTGTTGCAGAAACGAATGCCAGTAACTGTCAG ATTAGTCCACGGAACGGCACCTAAAGGTCTCAAGCAACCATTTGTACCGGAACTGCGTTTGCTAGGATGCGTCGAAGTGGACCGAATATTCGCCCTGTCCCTCCAGAAGGACATGGATTTGATCTCGGTTCCCCTGAATGCCAAGATAAAGATTCAACGGGCGAAAAATATGGACCAACTGGATCACTTCATCGAGTACTCGCGCTTTCTGGACAAGGCACAGCGTCTGCTGGTTGATGCCCGCGATCGACTGCAGATTATCGACCTTAAGCTGGGCGAGAAGGAGAAAAAGGAAACAGCAAAGCAGACAAGCAATAGGAAGGTGGCGTCCACACTGTCAGCCGTCACCGCCAACGGGTATGTGTTGAAGAAAAGCAACAGCTGTGATTCGAACCGGTTTTCGCCGCCTCTTCCTGGGGGAGGTGGTGGCAGCGGTGGTGGAGGAGGAGGCAGTCAGAACGGCTCGATCGCTGATGAGTACGATGAGATCGATCAGATCTACGACTACGTGCGCGGTCTGGCTCCATTGccgaaaaatttgaacaaattcgAAGCGATCGTGGAACCGATCTCGACATCGACCTTCACCCATCAACATCACCTCAAAACAGTCGAGAACATCAAATCCGCCACCAGTAATAGCATAAACAACAACTACAGCCATTACGACACAGGAAACTATTCGAATATTGTCAAACAcagcaacaacaataacaacaacagcgttATGAACGGACACTGTTTGGAGTCGACACCAACTAATAAcatcagcagcaacaacaatcaCAACAACCATATCATCGTTCACAAAGAAGAACAGAAGCCGATTCCTCCGCCGATCGAAACCATCCCGGGCAAGAAGTTGCCCGAAAAACGCCAACGACCCACACTACCAAAGTTGTACTTCAAAAACAACCTGGGAGTGCACCAGAAGAGTCCCACCTCGGTACTGATCAGTCCAATGGGCGGAGGCTCACCGGCCGGACATCCTCCGCCGCACATCGTAGGAACGCCCAAGGAGATTGTGGGTGAGCCCCAAAGTCCGCTGTTTCACATCCG ATACAAAAGTCTCAGTTCGCTGCAGCTGGCTCAGGACTCGCACACGAACACACCGATCTCACCCTCGCCCAAGGGCGGAACCACCATCATCAACACGGCCCAGGCCCAAACCCAACAGGAGAAGAGCCATATGCTGTCGAAGTCAGCGAGCGCAGGACGCGAGGGAACACTGGATTCGTCCCGCAGTGGAGGTCGCACCTCCGGAGACTCCAAGCTGCCGGAGAAGAAAACTCGCCGGCTAAGTCGACCCCGGAGTCTTTCGAACTTGGTCTGGGACCTACGTCCGCACAAGTCCGAGAAGTCCAAGAAGAAGCTCTATCTGCACCAGTTCGATCGACAGCAGGGAACGCTGTATCTGTAA
- the LOC129769837 gene encoding microtubule-associated protein RP/EB family member 1-like — MAVNVYSTSVTTENLSRKEMLAWVNRTLTSEFNKIEELCTGAAYCQMMDILFPGCVPLRRIKYCTNLEHDFINNLKLFQNALVTMKVEKSVPIDRLVKGRFQDNFEFLQWFKKFFDANYDGKEYDAQGARSNVPMRYGTPKAGGMMKKASSGGVGPLGAAPKARPLEKKSTPITTSLMGKNAKNDEANNDLLEHLNTLMQEKDDVATKIQLVETERDYYYHKLTEIEALTAEEELEENQQLCERIKEIMYAEG, encoded by the exons ATGGCTGTGAACGTTTACTCTACTAGTGTTACAACCGAAAATCTCTCCCGAAAGGAGATGCTGGCCTGGGTAAATCGCACATTGACGTCGGAGTTTAACAAGATCGAGGAACTCTGCACTG GTGCCGCCTACTGCCAAATGATGGATATCCTCTTCCCGGGCTGCGTTCCGCTGCGTCGCATCAAGTACTGCACCAACCTGGAGCACGACTTCATCAACAACCTCAAGCTGTTCCAGAACGCGCTGGTCACGATGAAGGTCGAGAAATCAGTCCCTATCGATCGGCTGGTGAAAGGACGCTTCCAGGATAACTTCGAGTTTCTGCAGTGGTTCAAAAAGTTCTTCGACGCGAACTACGACGGGAAGGAATACGACGCGCAGGGTGCTAGGTCCAACGTTCCGATGCGATACGGAACGCCGAAGGCCGGTGGCATGATGAAGAAGGCCTCTAGCGGAGGCGTCGGGCCGCTGGGTGCTGCGCCTAAGGCTCGGCCGTTGGAGAAGAAATCAACCCCTATCACTACCTCGTTAATGGGGAAGAATGCCAAGAATGATG AGGCGAACAACGATTTGCTGGAGCACTTGAACACTCTCATGCAGGAAAAGGATGATGTGGCCACGAAGATTCAGTTGGTAGAAACGGAGCGTGATTATTATTACCACAAGCTGACGGAGATCGAAGCGCT AACTGCGGAAGAGGAACTCGAGGAGAACCAACAGTTGTGTGAGCGCATCAAAGAGATCATGTATGCCGAGGGTTAG